DNA sequence from the uncultured Umboniibacter sp. genome:
ACGGAACGATCGAATACCGTAGCGTTCCTGGCGACACCCACTTTCTAATTTACCTACCGCTTGAGGATGATCATGTCTAAAGAAACCGTTTGGATCGTTGATGACGACAAATCAATTCGCTGGGTACTTGAGAAATCACTTAGTGCAGCCGACATTAGCACCAAGAGCTTCGCTAGTGCCGACGATGCGCTCAACGCTCTAGATAGCTCGCTTCCGGCCGTGATTATTTCCGATATCCGTATGCCTGGCACCGATGGCTTAGGACTCTTGGGGCTCGTTAACGAGCATCATCCAAATATTCCAGTAATCATTATGACCGCCCACTCGGACCTTGATTCGGCTGTCTCGTCCTACGAGGGCGGTGCCTTTGATTACTTACCTAAACCCTTCGACCTAGATGAATCCGTAGCGATGGTCAAACGCGCCCTCTCGGTGGCGAAGGAACATCAACAGACGAGCTCTACAAACGAATCCGCAGCAGCCAAGGAAATCATCGGTGAAGCACCGGCAATGCAGGAGGTATTTCGCGCTATCGGTCGACTGGCGAAATCGAATATTACTGTGCTCATCAACGGCGAATCGGGCACTGGCAAAGAATTAGTGGCGAAAGCCTTACATCGACATTCACCTCGTCGCGAGGCGCCATTCATTGCACTTAATATGGCCGCTATTCCACACGATCTGATTGAATCAGAGCTTTTCGGCCATGAAAAAGGTGCGTTCACGGGAGCTCAGAGCCAGCGTAAGGGTCGCTTTGAACAGGCTAATGGCGGCACCCTATTTCTCGACGAAATTGGCGATATGCCGGCCGATACACAAACTCGCTTGCTAAGGGTTTTAGCCGATGGCGAGTTTTACCGCGTGGGGGGCCACCAGCCTGTCAACGTAGATGTCCGCATTATTGCCGCCACTCATCAGGACTTAGAAAAATTGGTGATTGAAAATCAATTTCGCGAGGATTTATTCCATCGCCTCAATGTTATCCGCGTCCACATCCCTAAGCTGTCAGATCGAGCGAGTGATATCCCTGCACTTGCCGATCACTTTCTCCAACAGGCGTCGCAGGAACTGCAGACGGAGTGCAAAGCTTTACTCCCTGAAACCGCTGCATTTCTGGAGCAACTTCCGTGGAGTGGAAATGTAAGACAGCTTGAGAATACCTGTCGATGGATTACGGTGATGGCACCTGGAAGAGAGGTACACTTAAATGACCTTCCTCCTGAGCTCACTGGTCAAGACACCTTACCTAAGGTGGTAACGGGTGGTCAGCAGTGGCAAGACTTACTGACTGCTGCAATTCGGAAAGATCTAGGAGAAGGAAAACGTCAGCTATCCAAAGTCTATGTCAGCGCGGTAGAGAAAGCGTTAATTGACCAAGCACTTGTGGCTACCGATGGGAGAAAAGTTGAAGCTGCTGAGCTTATTGGGTGGGGACGTAATACCCTGACACGTAAACTCGCCGAGCTGCGTTCATAACCCTTAGCAGCCTATATGGATAAAAAAAGCCCAGCAATGCTGGGCTTTTTTAGTTAGCAATAAGAGTTATTGCTCTGGAGCGGCTTGCGCTTCGGCCTGAGCCTGGGCTGCTCTCTGCGCCACTGCCTGCTGGAACAGACCATCAAAGTTAATTGGCGGCAACTGTACGGGCGGGAACGAACCGCGAACCGCCATACTATCAATAGCTTCACGGGCGTACGGGAACAAAATGTTCGGGCATACCGCACCCAATGTCTGCGCCAGCTGAACACCTTCTAAGCCATCAATGAAGAAGATACCTGCCTGTTTGATTTCGATCAGGAATACCGTCTCGTCGTCAAGCTCTGCAGTCACTGTCAAGGTCAACACAACTTCGTGATTCTTCTCATCAAGCTTAGTCGACGCGGTGTTGATGTCCTGCTTGATAGCGGGTTGCCACTGCTTTTTAAACGCCTCAGCGCCCTGCGGGGCTTCAAAGGAAATGTCTTTGACGTAAATACGCTGCATAACGAACTGCTGCTGAGGTGCTTCTGATCCAGTAGCTTCTGGGTTTACCGCTACTGTGTTCTCATTGTCTGCCATGATAATTACCTAACTCTCTTAAATTCGACTCATGTCGATTATTGTATTTATCCACCAATGGGTGAGTCTACGATTGGGGCAAGTCACTTTAATTTAAATAAGTCACTTCGCTTCCTAGAGGTCCCTACTCGAATCGAGCGCTACTTTTCCAGCTGCCAATCTTCAGGCTTAACGTTGCGGGAAAGCAATTTTTCCATTCTCTATTAAAAGATATGGGGGCACCTTAATTCAGTTTCAACCCTTTACTAGCGGTAAATTCGAATTTTTCCATTCTGCGATACCGCCATTAAGTCGAAATACCTCAAAGCCTGCTTTTTTCATCTTGTTACCGATACTACCAGTGTGTTGGCCCATCTTATCGACTAAGATAATTGGCTTGTCTTTGTCCGACTCTAACTCCGACATTTTCGCGTCAAATTGACTAAAGGTGATATGTTTGGAATCAACGATAAAGCCCGCTTTACGCTCCTTCTTGTCTCGCAAGTCCACAACAACCGCATCGCGCGAATTAACCAGAGTAGTGAGTTGGTGATGATTAATCAGCGTTCCACCGCGGTTACGCTCGTTCATTGCAAACAGATATATCAACACCATCAAGGCACTGACCAGCATCCACTGCTGACTAATGAAGATAAAAAAATGATCCACGTGAATAACACTCCAAACTATCGAAAAGGCTGTAGCGCCAACTTTAAGGCGCTACTTATCTAGAACACGCACTATAACGGGCAGCGGAGAAGTATTCAATGCAAGGATTTGTTTCCCTTGGGCACTGACAAAGCAGCGCAGAGTGCGGTACATTAAGGTATCTTAATAAAAGCTCAATCCAACTATGCGATCATTGATATTCCTTGTCTGCTTAAGCGTACTCGGCGCTTCATCTAATTGGGCGGATTCCGACGATGAGCAGGCCGAATTGGCCGAACTAGACCGTCATATAACACAACTTCAAGAAGCACTCCAAGCTGATCGAGGTTCTCTCGGTGAACTTGAATTAAAGCTCGCTGAAGACGAGCGAGCCGTCAGCCGTTTAGCGGTTCAGCTACGTAGCCTTTCGGCTAGTCTCAATAGTGCCCAACAAGCGCTAGATGAAATCCTCGATACTCAAAGGACTGCTCAGGAGCGACTTCGCCAAACCGAGCTCGAAATGGCGAGTATCTTCCAACAGGCTTGGCGTAATCGAAATAGTAACGGCCTTGCTGCACTCTTATCCGCCGACCCGGCCGCACAACAACGTCAAGTAACTCATTTCGAAATCCTCAATGCGGCGCAGCAAGAAGCGTTTTTAAGCTATCAAAACGAATTGACGGAGTTACAGGAGATTGAACGCCAGCGAATTCGAAATTTATCCGAGGTCAGCCAACGTAGAAGCGAAGCCACTAATGGCTTGACGGAACTCAGAGTGGGTCAAGCTCAACGCGAGCGAAGCCGTGCTGAACTCGCGCAGAGAATATCCGCTTCAGGCACTCAACTAGAACAGTTAAGCGCAGAGCGAGCTCAA
Encoded proteins:
- the ntrC gene encoding nitrogen regulation protein NR(I); the encoded protein is MSKETVWIVDDDKSIRWVLEKSLSAADISTKSFASADDALNALDSSLPAVIISDIRMPGTDGLGLLGLVNEHHPNIPVIIMTAHSDLDSAVSSYEGGAFDYLPKPFDLDESVAMVKRALSVAKEHQQTSSTNESAAAKEIIGEAPAMQEVFRAIGRLAKSNITVLINGESGTGKELVAKALHRHSPRREAPFIALNMAAIPHDLIESELFGHEKGAFTGAQSQRKGRFEQANGGTLFLDEIGDMPADTQTRLLRVLADGEFYRVGGHQPVNVDVRIIAATHQDLEKLVIENQFREDLFHRLNVIRVHIPKLSDRASDIPALADHFLQQASQELQTECKALLPETAAFLEQLPWSGNVRQLENTCRWITVMAPGREVHLNDLPPELTGQDTLPKVVTGGQQWQDLLTAAIRKDLGEGKRQLSKVYVSAVEKALIDQALVATDGRKVEAAELIGWGRNTLTRKLAELRS
- the secB gene encoding protein-export chaperone SecB — translated: MADNENTVAVNPEATGSEAPQQQFVMQRIYVKDISFEAPQGAEAFKKQWQPAIKQDINTASTKLDEKNHEVVLTLTVTAELDDETVFLIEIKQAGIFFIDGLEGVQLAQTLGAVCPNILFPYAREAIDSMAVRGSFPPVQLPPINFDGLFQQAVAQRAAQAQAEAQAAPEQ
- a CDS encoding rhodanese-like domain-containing protein: MDHFFIFISQQWMLVSALMVLIYLFAMNERNRGGTLINHHQLTTLVNSRDAVVVDLRDKKERKAGFIVDSKHITFSQFDAKMSELESDKDKPIILVDKMGQHTGSIGNKMKKAGFEVFRLNGGIAEWKNSNLPLVKG
- a CDS encoding peptidoglycan DD-metalloendopeptidase family protein; amino-acid sequence: MRSLIFLVCLSVLGASSNWADSDDEQAELAELDRHITQLQEALQADRGSLGELELKLAEDERAVSRLAVQLRSLSASLNSAQQALDEILDTQRTAQERLRQTELEMASIFQQAWRNRNSNGLAALLSADPAAQQRQVTHFEILNAAQQEAFLSYQNELTELQEIERQRIRNLSEVSQRRSEATNGLTELRVGQAQRERSRAELAQRISASGTQLEQLSAERAQLEQVVRELSRAIASLQPPASRIPFAELQGKLPNPVAGSVIDRFGQTRQGSIKWQGHRFLARMGDDVSAVAYGRVVYANWLSGQGLLIALDHGDGYLTLYAHNQSLLRSVGEWVEAGEIIATIGNSGGLDETALYFEIRHNGKAINPQRWLSN